The Candidatus Nanohalovita haloferacivicina genome has a window encoding:
- a CDS encoding tyrosine-type recombinase/integrase — protein MTQGDIHNTSQTLQRQKTSIRNHSQISERDKKILIEGNSNFPSFLTFMRNKDHSKTRINRYLQDWKKISVYTSWNIEDVNKTRMAELIGELNTGELCKKNGDSYATESKREFKKSVRKMYTDYIEVYKEELQVEDDFSGEDIINFTLTRENDYTEPDRLPLPETVKALVEKAPRVIDKAYIMLLWSTGGRHGEILGLKWRDVDFSSKIGKVIFRDTKTGGDHSVPMAEALPFMRDLLEKDSRSDEPDTFVFRSSHSDEQYSANGAAEILSRAREKTDIPRKIKTNPHAFRKGRTVYWIRQGKNEAWICKHMNWVPGSPTVAYYARVAKEDVEHGVAEHLNLQEVDNTERESKVLTPAECHRCEEINSFQADVCRKCGKALSTGDLVKEFQVSEAKEKLKTNMIEKEIGLDDGRLEKEAERIVEEQMNG, from the coding sequence ATGACACAAGGCGATATCCACAATACATCACAAACACTACAAAGGCAGAAAACCAGTATAAGAAACCATTCTCAGATTTCTGAAAGAGACAAGAAAATTCTAATAGAAGGTAACTCTAATTTTCCTAGCTTTTTGACCTTCATGCGGAACAAAGACCATTCGAAGACAAGAATAAACAGGTACCTTCAAGACTGGAAGAAGATATCTGTATACACGTCCTGGAATATAGAAGATGTGAATAAGACTCGAATGGCTGAACTAATAGGAGAGCTAAACACAGGAGAATTATGTAAAAAGAACGGTGATTCCTATGCTACCGAGTCTAAAAGAGAGTTCAAGAAGAGCGTAAGAAAGATGTACACTGATTACATTGAGGTGTACAAAGAAGAGCTACAGGTAGAAGACGATTTTTCGGGAGAAGATATAATCAACTTCACTCTGACTAGGGAAAATGACTATACTGAACCTGATCGACTACCTCTGCCTGAGACAGTTAAAGCATTGGTTGAAAAGGCTCCTAGAGTAATTGATAAGGCCTATATCATGCTTTTATGGAGTACGGGAGGTAGACATGGTGAGATATTAGGCCTAAAATGGAGAGATGTTGATTTCTCTAGTAAGATCGGGAAAGTAATATTCAGAGATACAAAGACGGGAGGCGACCATAGCGTTCCGATGGCCGAGGCACTACCATTTATGAGAGATCTTTTAGAGAAGGATTCTAGAAGTGATGAGCCAGATACCTTTGTGTTTCGCTCTAGCCACTCAGATGAACAGTATTCTGCTAATGGTGCTGCTGAAATACTGTCTAGGGCTAGAGAAAAAACCGATATTCCAAGGAAAATTAAAACAAATCCTCATGCCTTTAGAAAGGGTAGAACAGTCTATTGGATAAGACAAGGAAAGAATGAGGCATGGATATGTAAGCACATGAACTGGGTTCCTGGTAGTCCTACGGTAGCATATTATGCTAGAGTTGCAAAAGAGGATGTCGAACATGGGGTAGCGGAACATCTCAACCTTCAGGAGGTAGATAACACTGAGCGTGAGAGCAAGGTGTTGACTCCTGCGGAATGCCATCGGTGTGAAGAGATAAACTCGTTCCAAGCTGATGTGTGCCGCAAATGTGGGAAGGCTCTATCAACGGGAGATCTAGTGAAAGAATTCCAAGTCAGTGAAGCAAAAGAGAAACTGAAGACAAATATGATAGAGAAAGAAATAGGCTTAGATGATGGTAGACTCGAAAAAGAAGCAGAGAGAATAGTGGAGGAGCAGATGAATGGTTAG